The Streptomyces vinaceus genome contains the following window.
ACCGACAAGCGGGTCTGCCAGTTGGCGGGGCAGCGCTACTACGAGGACCTGACGGCCTGCGGTGTGAAGATCTACCAGTACCAGCCGACGATGATGCATGCCAAGACGCTCACGATCGACAGGGTCGCCTCGCTGGTCGGCTCCACCAACTTCAACCGGCGCTCCCTCGACCACGACGAGGAGGTGATGCTCGCCGTTCTCGATCGCGAGTTCACCGCCACTTTGGATGGTCACTTCGATGAGGACCGGGAGAAGAGCGTGCTCATCGAGGCCGGCCGCTGGAAGCGTCGTGACCTGCTGCAGAGGGCCCGGGAAGCGGCCGTCCTGCCGATCCGTCGCTTCTTGTGAGAACCGGGCGATCACTCGTGGTTGCGTGGGCGGCGAGGAGGTGTCCGTTTGCCAGGGGCCGACCACGTGAGAGATTGTTGCCTTCGAGCAACGTTTTCCGTCGAGTTGATGAGGTGAGGGATTCGCACAGCGGATCCTGCTTATTTGGATCACACCCGAGCGCGCACCATCGCGGAGCCGGATGCTGACTTCCCCTGGGGCGCAGCCCCCCATCCCGTCCTGGTCGTCGACGTGGACGGCGCCCTCGTACGGCGCAACGACGCGGCCGCCGCGCTCCTGCCACGGGCGGAGCCCGGCACGCCTCTGGTGGACGTGGCCCCGGCCTGGCTCGCCGAGGCGCACCGTACGGTGCGCCTCCCCGGCCCGTACGCCGCCCCGGATGCGGACCCCGCGCTCTGCGGTGTGATCGGCGGGCGCCGCTACGAGGCGCACCCCAGCGTGCGGGACGACGGCACGGTGGGGTGGTGGCTGGTCGACGACACCGACCACCAGCTCGTTCGGGACGCCCTGCACAAGGAGCGCGAGCGGACCGCCTTCCTCGCCAAGGTGTCGAGCGCCCTGCTCTCCACCCTCAATCTGGGGCGCTGTATGGACGTGACCGCGCAGATGGCCGCGGAGAGCCTCGCGGACGCGGCGCTCGCGATCGCCCCCAGCCGAGGGCGCAGGCTTCCGGTGGTGACCTGCCTGCGGGGCGGTGTGCCCGAGCTTTCGCACCATTCGGTGGACCCCGACGAGGTGCCGGGCCTGGGTGAGGCGCTGCGCGGGTTTCCGCCGGTGCCCGCCCGGTGGATCGATCCGTCGACGGCGCCGCCGTGGCTGGTGCCCGAGGGCTTCGGGCCGGTCGGATCGATAGTGATCACGCCGTTGCCCGGGCACGGCGTCCCGGCCGGGGCGCTGGTCCTGCTGCGCAGGGCGAAGACCGACTCCTTCAGTGACGAGGAGGAGGTCTTCGCCCGGTCGTTCGCCGCTCGTGCGGGGGCGGCGATGTCGGCCGCCCGCCTCTACGCGGAGCAGACCGCCATCACGGACGTGCTGATGCGGGAGCTGCTGCCCCCGACCCTGCACCAGGTCTCCGGAGTGGACTTCGCGGGCCGCTACCGGCCCTCGGCCGACCACGAGCGCGTCGGCGGGGACTTCTACGACGTGCACCCGGCCGGCGACGGCGGAGCCTCCCTGGTCGCTCTCGGGGACGTGTGCGGCAAGGGCCTGGAGGCCGCCGTCCTCACGGGCAAGATCCGCAGCACGTTGCACGCCCTGCTGCCCTTGGCGGACGACCACCAGCGGATGCTCTCGCTGCTGAACACCGCCCTGCTCAACTCCCACCACGCGCGGTTCGCGACCCTGGTCCTGGCCTCCGCCGTGCTCCGGGGCAACGAGGTGGACCTCAAGCTGACCAGTGCCGGCCACCCGACCCCGCTGATCGTCCGAGGGGACGGCACCGTCGAAGAGGCCGACACCGGCGGCACCCTGGTCGGAGCCATCCGCGAGGTGTCCGCCCGTACCGCGGCCGTCACCCTCGCACCGGGGGAGTGCTGCGTCCTGTACACCGACGGAATCACCGAAGCCAAGGGCGGGCCGATGGGCGACGTCCTCTTCGGGGACGAGCGCCTCAAGCGCGCCCTTTCCGCATGCGCGGGGATGACCGCCGAAGGCATCGTAGAGCACGTGCAGATGCTGGCTGCCCAGTGGCTCGGAAGCCGGCGTCACGACGACATGGCCGTGGTCGTGATCGCAGCGCCGCGCACCCACCATCTGAGCGCGGTGAACGGGCACACTCGGGGCAGGTTCACCGGATGAGCACGAGCACATCGCCCTCCCTCCCGCGCAGCGGCCACCCGGAGCACCTGGCGGACCGGCTGTTGGACGCGGCCCTGGCGGGAGACGAGCGTTCCGCCGCCGACCTGGTACTGCGCGCCCTCGACGAAGGGGCGGACCCGGAGAGCGTCCTGCTCGACGTGATCGCACCGGTCCAGGGCAAGGTCGGTCAGGAGTGGGCGGAGAACCGGATCACCGTCGCGCAGGAACACGCCGCCACCGCCATCAACGAAAGGGTCATCACCGCCCTCGGAGCCCACCCCGCCGCCCGCAGGGCCATCACCCGGGGCCGCATCACCGTGGCCTGCGTCGACGGCGAATGGCATGCCCTGCCCGCCCGCCTGCTGGCCGAGGTCCTGAAGCTGCGCGGCTGGCGGATCGACTACCTCGGCGCCCAGCTCCCCACCCCGCACCTCATCGCCCACCTCCACATGACCGGTGCCGACGCGGTGGCCCTCTCCAGCTCGATCGCCACGAGGCTGCCCACCACACATGCGGCCATCACCGCATGCCAGGCCATCGGCGTCCCCGTCCTCGTGGGCGGCGCCGCCTTCGGGCCCACGGGCCGGTACGCGGAACTCCTCGGGGCCGACGCCTGGGCCCCCGACGCCCGCGCCGCCGCCGAGCACCTCGCCCGCAGCCCCCTGTCCCGTCCGCCGCTCGACCATCAGCCGATCGACGACCTGCCCCACCTGGCGGATCAGGAATACACCCTGGTCACCCGCAACGGCGACGCCCTGGTGCGGACCGTGTTCACGGCCCTGGAAGACGCGCTGCCGTTCATGAACGCGTACAGCGATCTGCAGCGTGAGCGGACAGCGGAAGATCTCGCATCCATCGTCGAGTTCCTTGCCACCGCCCTCTATCTCGACGACGAAGACCTCTTCACCGGGTTCATCGCCTGGACCGCGCAGGTCCTCAGCGCGCGGGGCGTGCCCGCGCGGAGCCTGGGGCCGGCCCTGCACCTCCTCGCCCTGGAGCTCAAGGACTTCCCGCGGGCGACCCGCGTCCTCCACGCCGCGACGCGAGCGGTCACCGCCCTCCACCCCTCCGAGGCAGGGAACCCCGCATGACCACACCGCCCCCTGACCATCTGCGCCTGACCAGGGTCGACACCGAGGACCGGGTGCGCATAGAGCTCGACGGCGATCTCGATCACGACACGGCCGACCTCCTCGTGAACGAGGCCACGGCGCAGCTCTCGGCCAGGCCCGGACTGGGCGACCTGCACCTGCACTGCAGAGGACTCGGCGTGATCGACTCCATGGGCCTGTCCGCCCTGCTGATGATCAGCCGTCGTACCACCGCGGCCGGGGTACGTTTGCATTTGGAGGACCGGCCCGCGAACCTGGACCGGGTCCTGCGCCTCACCGGCACCTTCGACCACCTCACGGCACCTGCCACCACCAGCGGCGCCGCCGGGGACTCGACGCACCAGGAGGAGGCCACGGTGTTCCGTCCCACTCGGCCGGACGCCGGCACCTGAGCCACTGCCCGGCCGTTCACCGGGCAGACGCACACACTGACGGGCAGTGATGAACGCACCAGACGCCGCACCCAGCGGGATAGTTCACGAGGCGACCCAGTCGGCCGGTTCCATCACCGAACTCCTCGACGTGATGTGGGAGTACGCCAGAAATTCCACTGCCGATGTCACAGCGCCCGGCTCGGCGTCCCAACTGCGCCTGATGTACGTCGTCGACCGGCAGGACGGCATCCGTATGCGGACGGTGTGCCAGCAGCTCGCCTCCGCACCGCCGACCGTCACCCGCATGTGCGACCGACTTCAAGCCATCGGCTTCCTCGAACGCATGGCGTCACCCGACAGCGGCCGTGAGATCGCCTTGCGACTGACCCCTGCGGGGAAACGGCATCTGCAGCGCATCCGGGAGCAGCGCGACAGCATGCTGCACCAGGCCATCGACAACATGCCCTCCGCCGAGCGCCGTGCACTGGCCAAAGGGCTCGCAGGGCTCACCGCCCAGCTCAAAGCCACCGATGAGGAGGGCAGGAGACCGAGCGGTCACTCCGTGGCATGAGCTGTTCCACGGTCACTGCGAACGCGCGGGGCCGCGGCCGAACCAGTCGAGGCAGACGACCAGGGCGTCGTCGTCGGGGTCCGCTTCCCGGTACGCCCTCAGCTCCTCCAGCAGCGCCCGTGGGACCGCGGCGGCGGGCAGGAAACTGACGGCTTGGATGGCCCGCGCGAGCGCCCGCTCCTCGTAGGCTTCCCCGGCTCCGGAGACGGCGCCGTAGACCCCGTCGCTGACGAAGATCAGACGGTCTCCGGGCAGAGCCTGGAACTCCTGCGCCTCGTAGAGGGTCTCGTCGAACATGCCCAGCGGATGCTGTGCCACGAAGTCGACGCGCTCCACGACCCTGTCGCGCTGACGCCAGAGCTGGGGCGATCCGGCGTCCACCACCTGCACGCGGCCCGTGGGGATTTCGAAGAACAGGAGCAAGGTCGACACGTATTGCGCGCCCTGGTATTGGGCGTAGATGGCCTGATCGGCGAGCGCCGCCTGGTCCGCGATGCCGATTCCTGCCCTGCGGGCGTTACGGAGGGCATTGACGGCAAGATTCGTCAGAAGAGACGCGTGGATTCCCTCACCCATTCCGTTGGTGACGGTGAGGGTGAGGGTGTCGGCCGTAGTGGACCAGTCGAAATTGTCCCCGTGGATATCGTAAGCGGGTTCCAGCTGTCCCCCGATGGCGTATTCCTGGCGCGCACAGGACCGGGCGGGCAGCAGTTGCCACTGCATCTCCGCCGCCAGGGTGAGCCGCTGGCGGCGGCGGGCCTGCAGGTAGAGGTCGGTGTCACGCTCGGCCACGAGGATCTCGTGGCCGAGGAGTTCGGCGAGTCCCATCATTTCCTCGACCGCCTGAGGCGTGCATCTGTGCTCGGGGAGGCGCACGGTCAGGATCCCGAGCCGGTCGCCGCGCACGGTCACCGGCAGATGCAGATCGATCGTCGTCCCGTCCTGGGAGGTGTACTTGCCGAAGGGTTCCTGGCTGATGAAGGCGCGCCCCTCCGGACTCGTCTGCACTGCCAAAGGCCGGTCCGTATGCGGGAGATCGGTCACCGGCTGGAGGACGGTGGAGCTGTAGTCCGCCACGAGCAGGTCGACTTCGGTGGCCTCGAATTGCTCGATCAACGCGTCGCGCAGCGTGCCGAGGAGTTCGTGGGGGGCGCCTGTACGCAGTGCGCGCTCAACGGTAGGGAAATGCGTCACGAGGGGCGCCGTTCATCGGAATGATACTGAGAATATCGTCTTGCGAGGGCCTCACATCATATCGTGCGCTGCCGTTGCCGGGGGAGTCCTGAAGGCCTGTTCCAGCCGGTCGCGCCCTAGACTGGACGTGGCACCGCCCCTGGCCGGAAGGAACCCGGATGGCGCGCACCGGCAGCGAACCCCACGGGCAGAACCAGCCGCTCCCGGCTTGGGTGGTGGCAGTCGACGGAGGCCGCCCGGAGGGACGCACGTGCGCCCACGCGAAGGATCTGCCCGCGGATCCGGGGACGCCGCTTCAGGTGTGCGGGCAATGCCGCACCCGCGGCTGGACCTGGACCCGGCTGAGGTGGTGCTCCACGTGCGGGCACGTCGGATGCTGCGACAGCTCCCGGGGCCGGCACGCCTACGACCACCATGCGCGGACGGGCCATCCCGTGGTCCTTTCCCTGGCCCGCGACGAAGCCTGGGCCTGGTGCTACACCGACGAGGTGTTCCTCCTGCGGGGCCGGTGATTCTCGCCGACGCGGGTGATCGCGGTCAGGGCGTACCCGTGGTTCCCAGGTCGGCGATCACCTCGCGGGCTGCCCTGGCCCCCGAGGCCAGTGCCCCCTGTAGCGAGCCCGTCGCCCGATGGTCGCCGCAGACGTAGCGGCCCCTCGCGAAGCGGGTGGTGCGGGTCAACGGCAACGGCGGGGGCATGGCGGGCAGGGCGCCTCGTACCGTCACGCGGTGCACCGGTTCCCAGGTGCCGGTGTCCGTGCCGTACGCCTCGGCGAGGGCGGCGAGCACGGCGGCCTCCTCCACCGGGCCGGGCGTGCCGAGCACGGAGGTCGACACGAGGGCCCTGCCGTCCCCGGAGTAGCCGGGCTGTACCTCGGTGAGGACGCACGTGTTCAAGAACCTGAGGCGGGCGTCGACCAGCAGGGTGGGCTCGGGCAGGGGCGAGCGTTCGACAGCGTGGTACAGCGTCGTGACGGTGCGGCCCGCAGGCGGTGCGAGGCCGGGCAGGAGGCGCGCCGCGGCGCCGGCTCCGGTGGCGACGACGACGGCCCGCGCCCGTAGTTCCTCGCCGCCGAGGAGCACGCCGGTCGGCGTCAGCTCCGACACGGGCGACGAGGTGCGCAGCACCTCCGGGGGCAGCCCGGCGGCGAGTTGTGCCGGTACGGCGCCGATGCCGTCACGCGGCAGACAGAGCGTGCCGCGCAGCATGCTGCGCCACACCAGGTGGAAGAAGCGGGCCGAGGTCTCCAGCGAGTCCTCCAGGAACACCCCTGCCAGGAAGGGCCGGAAGAACGTCTCGACGAAGTCCTCGGAGAAGCCCGCGTCGGCCAGGGCGGTGCGGGTGGTGACGTCGGGCCGGGCCCGGACACGGGATGCGGGCGCGAGCATCGCGCGTGCCGACAGGAGACCGAAGGCCAGCAGATCGCGTGGCTTGACCCGGCCGCCCGTGAACAAGGCGATGCCGTCGCGCGGACGCCGTGTGGGATCCGTGAGGCGCAGCGTCCCGTCGTCGGTGTGGACCAGCACACCCGGAGTGAAGGGCCGCAGGAAGAGGGCGGGCAGGTCGAGGCGGCGTTTGACCTGCGGGTAGGAGGTGTTGAACACCTGGAAACCGCGGTCGGCGGTGAAACCCGCGACCCGGTCCGTGCGGATGCGGCCGCCCACCGTGTCCTGCGCCTCCACGAGGCGCACGCGCAGGCCGGCCGCGGTGAGGTCGGATGCGCATGCCAGGCCGGCGGCTCCCGCGCCGATGACCGCCACGTCGTGCCCGTCGTCCTGCGTCTTGGCCACGAATGCCCTCACATTCCTTGCCGGACCGGGGTTGCAGCGGCTGCCGCCAGGCTACGCGCGCACGCCCGTACGACGACGTCGGACGCGCCGCTCCGAGAAGACGACCGCCGCCTCCCCTCGGCGCCCGCAGCTCATCGGGAGCGCTGTTCGCGGGTGTCCTGACGCTGTCATCCTCCTGACGACGCCATGCTTGTCATCGTTTCGATGACATGTTACAACGGAGGCACGTTGAAGCGCATGGGCAGTTCCTGCCTGAACCAACTGGAGGTGTTTCGCGATGCTGATGCGCACCGACCCGTTCCGCGAGATGGACCGCATCGTCCAGCAGCTGTCGGGCACGTCGGGCACGTGGTCGAAGCCGTCCGTGATGCCGATGGACGCCTACCGTGAGGGCGACGCGTACGTGATCGCCTTCGACCTCCCCGGAGTGAGCACCGAGGCGATCGAGATCGACGTCGAGCGGAACATGCTGACGGTGAAGGCCGAGCGCCGGCCCGCGGGGAAGTCCGACGGCGTGCAGATGGAACTCTCCGAGCGGCCCCTGGGCGTCTTCTCCCGCCAGATCATGCTGGCCGACACCCTCGACACCGAGCACATCGAGGCGGACTACGACGCGGGTGTCCTGACCCTGCGGATCCCGATCGTCGAGCGTGCCAAGCCGCGGAAGATCGCCATCGGCGGCGAGTCCGGCCGCAAGCAGATCTCCGGCTGACCGAGCCCGCACCGGCGGCGGAGGACGGGGAACCCGACCCCTCCGGCACCCCGTCCTCCGCGCTCCCCCGCACCCGCGTCCGGCTGCGCCCCCTTCCCGCGTCGCCGGCCCGCCTGATCGCCCGCCGCCGTCCGGAACCCGGGCCCTTGAAGAGAAAGGCAACCGCAGCACCATGTACGACCAGCCTCGACCGAACCCGGCCCGGCCCGCCATGACGTTCGACCGGATGCTGGAACGCGTGCGGTACGAGGGCGCCTACCCCACCCGCGAACGTGCGGAGGAAGCGGTCCGCACCGTCCTGGCCGCCCTCGGCCGGCAGATCACCGCGGACGAACGCGTCGACCTGGCACAGGCCCTGCCCGTCGAAGCCGCCCTCACCCTGACCGCCCAGATCCCCGACACCGAGCAACTCACCGGCTGGGGCTTCGTCAAAGACCTGGCCACCCGCAGGGGCATCACGCCCGCCATCGCCCGGTGGGACACCGGCACGGTACTCGCCGTCGTCGCCCGCCTCGCCGGCCCGGACCTGCTCGCCCGCATCCTTCGCCGGCTCCCCGGCGGCTACGCCCTCCTCTTCGGCCAGGCAGAACTACGACAGCCCCAGCCTGTACGCGGTGGTCACGCCGCCCCCGTGCACGTCTAACAGGCGGGCGACGAGCCCTTCTGGCCCTTGAGGTCACGGTTGTACAGCCATCCGGTGGCGTTCGTGCCGTCCACCCGCACGAACGTCCACTGGTTGCCGTACGAGTTGACGATGTAGCACTGGTACCAGAGCTTGGTGCCGTCCTTCACCAGACCGCCCTGCGAGCAATGTTGGTACGGCGCGGCCAGCAAGTGGTGGTCGCCGGAGATGTAGCCGTAGGTGCCCGCAGCCGGGTCCCTGTGGGTCCAGCCGGCGCAGCCCGTCGGTACGGGGTGGCTCGGGGCGGCCGTGGCGCCCTTCGCGATGGGTGCGGAGCCGGAGGGGGACGCCACCGCTCGCGCTCGGTCGTCGCCGCCGCCCGAGGCCACGGCGTACGTGACGCCGCCGGCGAGTACGGCGAGTACGGCGACGACCGCGAGGGTCAGCGCGGTACGGCTGCGACGCCGCGCCCGGTCCACATCCGCCGGGCCGGTCCGGTTCACGGTGACGTGATGACCGGGCAGGGGGCCCTGCGCGAGGCCGTGCGACGGGAATCCGGACTGCGGAGTGGGGGCGTAGGGCTGCGGAAACGACACGGCGCCCGCGTCGAACGCGGCCCGAGGCGGGGGCCCGAAGCCGGGAGCGGGCCCGGACCCGGGCTGCTCGGTGACGGGCGGGGGAGCCGTTACCGGCACCGCCGCGGGGACAGCGCCGCCGGCCGCCACCTCCTCCAGCATCGCGCGGGCCCGGTCGGCGGTGGGCCGGTGCTCCGGATCCTTCGCCATGAGCGCCCGCAGCACCGGGGTGAGCGGCCCGGCGCGCCGGGGCTCGGGCAGTGGCTCGCCCACGATCGCAGCCATCGTGGACCACACCGAGGTACGGCGGAACGGCGAGACGCCCTCCACCGCCGCGTACAGGGTCATCCCGAGCGACCATATGTCGGAGGGCGGTCCGGGCTCCCTGCCCTGTGCGCGCTCCGGCGGCAAGTAGTCGAGCGAGCCGACCAGCTGACCGCTGCGGGTGAGCTTCGCCATCGCCTCGTCGTCGGAGGTCTCGATGGCGGCGATGCCGAAGTCCGTGAGCACGACCCGGCCGTCGCGCTCCAGCAGCACGTTGCCCGGCTTCACGTCCCGGTGGAGAACGCCCGCGCGGTGGGCGGCGTCGAGGGCGTCCGTCAGCTTGGCGCCGATCGCGGCGGCCTCGTGCGGGTCGAGCACGCCACGCTGCGTCAGCACTTCGTCGAGCGAGGGCCCGTCGACGAGTTCCATGACGATGACGGGCAGACCCTGCTCATGCGTGACGTCGTGCACGGTGACCACGCCGGTGTGCCGGATTCGGGCAGCGGCCTGCGCCTCACGCCTCATCCGGGAGCGCAGAGCGGCCAGTTCGAGGTCACTGGAGTCGGTGTACGCCCGCAGGACCTTGACGGCGACCTCGCGGGCGAGCAGCTCGTCGACGGCCCGCGCGACCACGCCCATGCCTCCGCGGCCCACGACCGAGATCACACGGTAGCGTCCCCCGAGCACCTTTCCGATGAGGTCACCGTCACGCGCTTCCCCCGCTTCCCCCGCTGGCACCGCGTACTCCGTTCCACGACCGGTCGGCCGCCCCGACTCCCGGACGAGCACCAGCGTAGGCGCATGATCCGCGGCCGGGCACGCCTCTGCCGCCGGCGGACGGCGCCGGGTTCCCGAACGGGTGATGCGGCCGTATTCCGTCCCGATCCGTGGCGGGTGCATTCGACACTTGACGCATCAGCTGGGAACGCGCAGGTGGGGAGCATCATGTCGAACGGTAGTGTTCTTTTGGCCTTGCGTGAGGACCCCATGGGCGGGGGAGTCAGCAGCGAGCAGCTGCGCCGGATCGGCAAAGAGCTGGAGAACCGCGGGCTGCACGTGCGGTGGGCGCGGACGGTCGAGGGAGCCCGCGCCGCCCTGCGTACGGAGGCGGGCCTGACCGCCGCCGTCATCGCCTGGGACCTGCCGTCGGAGACGGGAGGCGACGCGGGCGGCGGGGGAGGGACGGTCCTGCAGCAGATCACCAGCCGGTTCACCGCCCTGCCCGTCTTCGTCGTCATGAGCGAGGAATCCGACCACGGCCTCGAACGGCTGCCCCTGTGGGTGGCCGAGACCGCGGTCGGCTACATCTGGCCGCTGGAGGACACACCGTCCTTCATCGCAGGTCGCGTCTTCAACGCGGCCCGCGCCTACGGGGCTTCCGTCCTGCCCCCGTTCTTCAGAGCGCTGCGCCAGTTCGACGACGCCCACGAGTACTCATGGCACACCCCCGCACACTCGGGAGGGGTGGCGTTCTTGAAGTCGCCCGTCGGCCGCGCGTTCTTCGACTACTACGGCGAGCGGCTCTTCCGGACCGACCTGTCGATCTCGGTGGAGGAGCTGGGTTCCCTCTTCGAGCACAGCGGGCCCATCGGGGACGCCGAGCGCAACGCCGCCCGCGTCTTCGGCGCCGACCGGACGTACTTCGTGCTGCACGGCGACTCCACCGCCGACCGTATGGTCGGCCACTACTGCGTCACGGCCGACGAGATCGCGTTGGTGGACCGGAACTGCCACAAGTCGGTGCTGCACGGGCTGGTGATCTCGGGTGCGCGCCCCGTCTACCTCATTCCGACGCGCAACGGATACGGGCTCGCCGGCCCCCTGCCCGCCCGTGAGACCTCGTCCGGCGCGGTGGCGGCCAGGATCGCCGCGCACCCGCTGACCGCGGGTGCCGTCTCCCCCGACGCCCAGTACGCGGTGATCACCAACTCGACCTACGACGGGCTCTGCTATGACACCGTCCGCACCGCACGGGCTCTGGCACCCAGTGCGCCCCGTCTCCACTTCGACGAGGCCTGGTTCGCCTACGCCCGTTTCCACCCCCTCTACGCGGGCCGTTACGGCATGGCCGTCGGCCCGGACACGTTCGCGAGCGACGAACGCCCCACCGTCTTCGCCACCCAGTCCACGCACAAGCTGCTGGCCGCCTTGTCACAGAGCGCCATGGTGCACGTGAAGTCCTCGCCCCGGGCGCCGGTCGAGCACCACCGGTTCAACGAGGCGTTCATGATGCACGGCACCACCTCGGCCCTGTACCCGGTCATCGCCTCGCTGGACGTGGCCGCGGCGATGATGGACGGTCCACAGGGGGAGTGGCTGGTCAACGAGGCGGTCACAGAAGCGATCCGCTTCCGGCAGGCCGTCGTACGGACCGGGCGCCGCATCGCGGACGCGGGTGACCGGCTGCCCTGGTTCTTCGGAGTCTGGCAGCCCGACACCGTCATCGACGCGGTCCACGGGACCGCCGTTCCCTTCGCCGACGCTCCGCCCGCACTGCTGGCCGGCGATCCGCGCTGCTGGGAGCTCGAACCGGACGCGGACTGGCACGGCTTCCCCGGCCTGGTGAAGGGGCAGTGCATGCTGGACCCCATCAAGGTGACGCTGACCTGCCCGGGCGTCAACGCGCGCGGGGAGGCGGACTCGTGGGGGATTCCGGCCCGGATCCTCACGGCATACCTCGCCCACCGCGGCATCGTGGTGGAGAAGACCGACACCTACACGACCCTCGTCCTGTTCTCCATGGGCATCACCAAGGGGAAGTGGGGAACCCTGATGGACGCCCTGATGGACTTCAAAGCCCTCCACGACGCCGACACCCCCCTGCGACAGGTGCTGCCCCACCTGGTCGAACGCCATCCGCAGCGCTACAGCGGCATGACCTTGCGCGGACTGTGCCAGGAGATGCACGAGCACCTCACCCGGGCCGAACTGATCGATGCGCTGGACACCGCCTTCCGGGACCTTCCCGAACCGGTCGTCCCGCCGCGGAGCTGCTACCAGCAGCTCATCCGCGGTGGTACCGAACGTCTTCCCCTCGCCCGGGCGGCAGGGAGGGTGGCGGCCGCCATGGTCACCGTGACCCCGCCCGGGATCCCCGTCCTGATGCCCGGAGAAGCACTCGGAGCCCCCGACGGCCCGGTCCTGCGCTACCTCGGAGCACTGGAGGCGTTCGACCGGGCCTTCCCCGGGTTCCACAGCGAGGCGCACGGCGTCACCATCGACCCCCACACCGGCGACTACCTCATCGAATGCGTGCGGCCCGACCGCGTCCCCGGCACAGCCGGGGGGTGACCACGGTCGCTTCTCCTGCACCCGGGCCCTCCCCGGGACCGGGTGCCGCTTCGTGTCATTCGCCGCCGCGGGCCCGGTCCTCCGGGGTCGAGGTGAAGGCGATGCATTCCACATCGATGCTGTCGGCGAGCTCATCGAGGACTCCCGCCAGACCGTCCACGGTCTGGCGGTCGACTGCCGGATCGGCGTCGTCCCCGGCGTTCATCCAGTCGACGGCGATGGCACGCAGGAGCGCCGTGACCCGGTCGGCGGGAATCAGCGGTACGCCGTCCTCTCCCGGGATGAGCGGAATCGTGACGTGGATCATGAGACCGCCTCCGGCGGGAGTGTGTGGGCGGGTGATGACGCCGGGACTGCGGGTAACGGCGAAGGCATCCGCGAGGGGGCGCCGACAAGCGCGTACCCGGCGTGCGCGCGGCCAACCCCCGAGGTGTGCACGTCGAAGCCCGTGCTTACCCCCGGCGGGGGTGGGTAGGCGCTGTAGCGCAAGGCCCCCTTCCAGCATCGGGAGGATGGATGACCCGACGAGTGCACCGAGTGCACGAGGTGATGACGGGAAACCCGGTAACGGTCGAGCAGCTGACGACGCTGGCGGAGGCCGCACGGGTGATGCGGGACGCCGGTATCGGAGACGTCCTGGTCGTTGACCGGGGCCGGCTTCGCGGCATCCTCACGGACAGGGACATCGTGGTCCGGGCGTTGGCCGAGGACCGCGACCCGGCCGAAACGACCGTGCGGGCCATCTGCAGCACCGATCCGCTCACGGTCAAGCCCGACGACCGCGTGGATCACGCCGTCGATCTCATGCGACGGCACGCGCTCCGGCGCCTGCCGGTGCAGGCCGACGACGGTGAACTCGTCGGC
Protein-coding sequences here:
- a CDS encoding Hsp20/alpha crystallin family protein, which translates into the protein MLMRTDPFREMDRIVQQLSGTSGTWSKPSVMPMDAYREGDAYVIAFDLPGVSTEAIEIDVERNMLTVKAERRPAGKSDGVQMELSERPLGVFSRQIMLADTLDTEHIEADYDAGVLTLRIPIVERAKPRKIAIGGESGRKQISG
- a CDS encoding DUF6213 family protein — translated: MIHVTIPLIPGEDGVPLIPADRVTALLRAIAVDWMNAGDDADPAVDRQTVDGLAGVLDELADSIDVECIAFTSTPEDRARGGE
- a CDS encoding serine/threonine-protein kinase; its protein translation is MGVVARAVDELLAREVAVKVLRAYTDSSDLELAALRSRMRREAQAAARIRHTGVVTVHDVTHEQGLPVIVMELVDGPSLDEVLTQRGVLDPHEAAAIGAKLTDALDAAHRAGVLHRDVKPGNVLLERDGRVVLTDFGIAAIETSDDEAMAKLTRSGQLVGSLDYLPPERAQGREPGPPSDIWSLGMTLYAAVEGVSPFRRTSVWSTMAAIVGEPLPEPRRAGPLTPVLRALMAKDPEHRPTADRARAMLEEVAAGGAVPAAVPVTAPPPVTEQPGSGPAPGFGPPPRAAFDAGAVSFPQPYAPTPQSGFPSHGLAQGPLPGHHVTVNRTGPADVDRARRRSRTALTLAVVAVLAVLAGGVTYAVASGGGDDRARAVASPSGSAPIAKGATAAPSHPVPTGCAGWTHRDPAAGTYGYISGDHHLLAAPYQHCSQGGLVKDGTKLWYQCYIVNSYGNQWTFVRVDGTNATGWLYNRDLKGQKGSSPAC
- a CDS encoding FAD-dependent oxidoreductase; translation: MAKTQDDGHDVAVIGAGAAGLACASDLTAAGLRVRLVEAQDTVGGRIRTDRVAGFTADRGFQVFNTSYPQVKRRLDLPALFLRPFTPGVLVHTDDGTLRLTDPTRRPRDGIALFTGGRVKPRDLLAFGLLSARAMLAPASRVRARPDVTTRTALADAGFSEDFVETFFRPFLAGVFLEDSLETSARFFHLVWRSMLRGTLCLPRDGIGAVPAQLAAGLPPEVLRTSSPVSELTPTGVLLGGEELRARAVVVATGAGAAARLLPGLAPPAGRTVTTLYHAVERSPLPEPTLLVDARLRFLNTCVLTEVQPGYSGDGRALVSTSVLGTPGPVEEAAVLAALAEAYGTDTGTWEPVHRVTVRGALPAMPPPLPLTRTTRFARGRYVCGDHRATGSLQGALASGARAAREVIADLGTTGTP
- a CDS encoding Orn/Lys/Arg decarboxylase N-terminal domain-containing protein; protein product: MSNGSVLLALREDPMGGGVSSEQLRRIGKELENRGLHVRWARTVEGARAALRTEAGLTAAVIAWDLPSETGGDAGGGGGTVLQQITSRFTALPVFVVMSEESDHGLERLPLWVAETAVGYIWPLEDTPSFIAGRVFNAARAYGASVLPPFFRALRQFDDAHEYSWHTPAHSGGVAFLKSPVGRAFFDYYGERLFRTDLSISVEELGSLFEHSGPIGDAERNAARVFGADRTYFVLHGDSTADRMVGHYCVTADEIALVDRNCHKSVLHGLVISGARPVYLIPTRNGYGLAGPLPARETSSGAVAARIAAHPLTAGAVSPDAQYAVITNSTYDGLCYDTVRTARALAPSAPRLHFDEAWFAYARFHPLYAGRYGMAVGPDTFASDERPTVFATQSTHKLLAALSQSAMVHVKSSPRAPVEHHRFNEAFMMHGTTSALYPVIASLDVAAAMMDGPQGEWLVNEAVTEAIRFRQAVVRTGRRIADAGDRLPWFFGVWQPDTVIDAVHGTAVPFADAPPALLAGDPRCWELEPDADWHGFPGLVKGQCMLDPIKVTLTCPGVNARGEADSWGIPARILTAYLAHRGIVVEKTDTYTTLVLFSMGITKGKWGTLMDALMDFKALHDADTPLRQVLPHLVERHPQRYSGMTLRGLCQEMHEHLTRAELIDALDTAFRDLPEPVVPPRSCYQQLIRGGTERLPLARAAGRVAAAMVTVTPPGIPVLMPGEALGAPDGPVLRYLGALEAFDRAFPGFHSEAHGVTIDPHTGDYLIECVRPDRVPGTAGG
- a CDS encoding DUF2267 domain-containing protein translates to MYDQPRPNPARPAMTFDRMLERVRYEGAYPTRERAEEAVRTVLAALGRQITADERVDLAQALPVEAALTLTAQIPDTEQLTGWGFVKDLATRRGITPAIARWDTGTVLAVVARLAGPDLLARILRRLPGGYALLFGQAELRQPQPVRGGHAAPVHV